The Capsicum annuum cultivar UCD-10X-F1 chromosome 3, UCD10Xv1.1, whole genome shotgun sequence genomic sequence GTATATCGACAAGTGGTCAATGTTGAATTTTTTACCAAAACATCTTCCTCACACTCAAATTCTCTCAATCGTTCGATCGGCTACTGTTAAAAAATTTGACCTAGGAAAAGGATGTTCTTTTAGAAAAGCTTAAAGCTTGATGGGATAACTTCTATAGGAGATTGAGGGACTGAGGCTTTGTGTTTTGCCCAAGAACTAATAAAGGCAAATATGTAAATTATGCAAGAGTTCTATGCAAACACCGCCGATATCGATTTTGCTAACCATTTAGTTAGGACGATCTATAGTAAACAAGTTTGGTTTGACCCTTTCATCATTAATAGTTACTATGTCCTTCTTGATATGGATAATGATGTGTATAAAGTGAGGGAAACTAGTGAGGCATCAGAATGGTATGTTAGAAATTTATATAGTTGATGCATGCCTAAATGCATAGCCAATAATACATGGGTTGGTTCCTCAAAGTTCACTACTAAAGACAAATATTGGCTTTTAATCATTTTTTCCTGTATCATTCCTTATTAAAATAAGATAGATGTCTCAACAGAAAGAGCCCAGATTATTTGTATCTTTATGGAGGGTCCCCAAGTTAATGGTGGGGTGATTATTTTGTAACAAATTCAGGAGGTAGTTTTAGAGAGTTCctaagaatttattttttcccCTTCTTGATCAAATGGTTATGCGATAAAGCGAATATTGATAAGAAAGATGAGGACCGCATGAAGGgtcctaaaataaaaatacatcttATGAAGAAAAAGGGAGTTAGAAGTGTGCTAAAGAAGAGGAAGATTGATGTAATTCATTAGCATTTGGCACTTTTATCGAGACTAGTGAGAGTCTTGATCTTTCTAGAGCTTCAGTGTCCATTTATTCACTTCGGTCAAAACCCTCCACACTCCAACCCATATCTAGCCAAGTGCACGATATGGATGGATAGATTCAATAGCTTATAGATAGCCTTTCTTAAGTCCAAGAGAGATCTCCTTCCAACGCTTAATGTCCCTGCATTGGCAATCATATCTTATTACAAATAATATATCAAGAAAAGGTTGGTAAAAGTGAAAAACGGTAATTAGTGATAAAGGAGTATGAGTGAAAGAAGAACAAATTCATGACAAAGATGATAAGCACACTGAGAAAGTTATACAACATCAAAAATAAGGAGAAGGATAGGGATAAGGATGACCATGTCCTAGAGTGACCTTGTAGATCTAATTTTGATTGATGCTTTTTAGGGAGTCCCTACCTCTTTCTATGTTCTTAGTTTGTATGCATTAGGGACGATGTGATATTTTTAAGAGTTGGGGTGGGGTACCTAATTAGTTATTTGTGTTGTTTCATTTGTACCCTTGTTGATCTtggatatattttatgttttattttgatacagCTGTGACCTTGTCGGACTTTATTATCTTTTAATTGTGTGCCCTCGTCGGGCTTGATCTAATATTATGTCCTTGTCggtctttattattttattatgctttattggGTGCCCTTAACGATATTGATCTTAGTGGTTATTGATATTGTGTGCCCTTATTGGGCTTGTACttggttgatgttgttgttggattAGTCATTTTTTGTCATGGTCCGATTTCTCGAGTCATGATGGTACATAGTATAACCCAACAGTAGATAAGCCAACCCATAATCCGaaactactagtaatggactacaaAGAGGAATGAAGAAAGAATAcagaatatatataataaaagatgaatatatatatatatatatatacacatatatatgatAGTCCCAAAACTTGGTGAAATTAGTACAAAAGTTTCTAATGTATTAaaaaaagtgatgtattaaatgaatatactgatacaacccaTTTCTGAATAAAACATAGAGAtttctagtacataagagggagaatagtagTACTCCAAACATCAGAAGCTCAACCTAAGTCTCCAAACCATAGTTGCTCCATACGATGCAGTTGTTCTACACGATATACACAACAACGTCGAGAACTTATGCTATGATTTGCAGGCTGtataagtatagtatgagtatcaacATGTGATACTTAGTAAGCAACTACCGACTGAGATCCAAAGATAGTGTAAATATAAACAACATGCAAACAGAAATGCAAACTACATCCAGATATTCAAGAACTAACATAGTAACGCCAAGGAGGCAATAAGGATAACTATCTGGTTCTATCCATACTCAGGGAccttataaatataccatatatagctggttaatataaaaattaagagcaaaagaaggatatatagtagtatacaataCCAACGAGTGGATATACaataagaataaatcaagaaatggAGAGATATACTGTAATaccataactatatatatatatgtatatatataactatatataaatatatgtatacaacaagaataaatcaagaaatggagagatatacgataataccataactacacacacacatatatatatataaaaataaggtTAACTCAAAGTTACAACTTAAAGTAGTCATACTAGCATTTTAAGGTCTCCTAGTCATAGTAAGAGCTAGTGCTAACCTAATCGGGAACTAAAACAATAATGTCTAACCATGAGCTAATcatatgtaataaaataattgtaagagaaaggaataaaaaatatacCTCGAATATCAACACCATACCGATAATTAACCTATcacgaactaaccataataacaataatacagtAGCCGGCTAGTTTggacaaataatacctaaactGGGCCCCATAATTTAGAAGGTCCAATCAACACACAACAAACAGCAAGCAGTGCTCATCACCTATACTTATGCAACCCCCCATAAGGCTTATAGATATGGtgtatactagtgataggcaatgcgcatgcaaggatgaatgcaaaCTATTATACCATAACCAACCCATGTGCCATAAAGTAACCTAGTGTATACATCTCCTCCAGATCGACGGCTCGCTAAGGCAGGACCTATAACGACCTCTCTTCTCTGACATGATGGCTCACGGATGAAGTGGCCCTTAGGGGGTTCGAGAGTACCCATATACACCGACCTAGTATCGATTTAGGATTTTAATAATCATTACCATCCTAGCTCTACTCCATCcagtaccatatatatataaatgcacaaACTCAAACCATAGCTAAAACAGTGTAAGCCTATAAATCCATTGTCTGGGGTAAACTCtggactaaattattataaaaatgtaGAGAGGGTCGGAGTTTCTCTCGATTGAAGTAAATAGTAGTTGTAAAATCATGAATCGAAATTTATCTgatcaaatctctaaaacattatttttagtctcaaaatctcataaatcattcattaaagtGGTACGATTCTCATTATGGATAGATTTCCACTTTTTCTCTCTTTGAGCTCGTAATTTGGTGTGAAAATGGTGGAAGAAATGGTGGAAAATAGGTGgagaaaaagggataaaaaaacTCCCAGGTTCCACCAAAGTAGATACCTAAGCGCTAAACCTATCGCTAAAGCGGTCTAACAGCGTGCGCAGGTACCGCTATAGCATCCCCAATGGTGCTAAAGCGGTGCCCACTTTAGAGGTGGCCATTGATCACTAAAGCGGACCCCATCCATGAGGCTAGGGTTGCTAAAGCGGCTCATGGGCGCTAAAGCGTTGAGCACTAAAGCAGCCCAATAGGCGCCAAAGCGGTCCTATCAGGTACCAGATTTTACTAAGTTCAAAATCGACTTCGACTGAATGCTCGGGATTCGTTCAGAACCCCGTGCgcataaatgaactatgctaccataccaaattcgacaTTCTAGTCTTAATGGAACCATCCAAACTTTTATTTGAGTCTGTTTCGACTAAAAAGAGGGGTCACACCTATTGTTCCATTTGTCATATAATTCGCCCATTAGCCCAAAGCTAGTCTGGAAGCCTCGAGACCTGAACCAAAAGTCCCCCTATAAAATTAATGTTTCGAACCTGTTGGTGCTGTCGAAATTCTCATCCAAAGTCATCTACTAGGTGTTTTAGTCCAAGACCAATTCCTAAACAACGAaagcttcaaaatagggaaatgagcaCACCAAGTACTCATTTTAGTCGTTGAGTATATATCTCAATGTAATGCATTTCCATATTGATGCTTAATCTTATATCCTGCAGGTCTATGGTATATCCTACATGCAGTGGCGAATCTACATAGGGTCcaagggggttcatccgaacccccttcgtcggaaaattattctatttttacatggtaaaaaaaatttatgtataaatagtagaggttgaacccccttcgactagtccgtatatgtactactgaacCCCCTCACTGAAAATCCTGAATCCGCCCCTACCTATAAGTCTATAGTTGGTATTGTAGTATGGTGTTGCAGTGGGAATAAAAATACTATGCATTATCTACTTGATTTATTTGCTTCTCGAAAATATATTGTGAGCGGAGAATGTTATCtgcttttttttatcattttaaaataaaaataacctcaaagtcaaaccaaaccgataaaatcgaaccggcaaaatttaTACTCTATTCGTTttgtttattattaaaaaaaaacaattttgatggtttggttatttttaagttaaaacCAATCCAAATCACACCATGAATACCCTAGACATAGCTAGTCGGCTGGAAAAATGAAAGTTCAATTACCCCCTTTTGCACTTTCAATGACATGATGTACTGTATAGAAAAAGTAAGTCATGAAAAATTGAGCCATGCATGCATGCAAACGTTGATGTTACAGTAACATTTCATGTGGCATATCCCTTTTTGATGTTACAGTAACATTTCATGTGGCATATCCCTTTTTGGTTCTTCAAAAGCTAGAGTACAAAGAGGCTTCATCTATGCTGGCAGTACGCATGATGAGTGCGTTGTCCGCCTTGTCTTTTTAAGTAGTTGCCTTTTTACTCCGGCCTCTCTCCACCGTCGGTGACCTTTCCATCTTGCCAACTTAGTAATTCACTGCAACCAATAAATGTATATCAGTTGCACTACCATGAATATGCTTTATTTCTCTtattcctccccccccccccctcccccctcaaaaaaaaaaaagaaaaaaaaaacaaagagagagCTACTGTATCCCTTCTGCTAAGCCCTTCTTCCACTTTGATTTAGTCTTGTATAAGAAACTCTCACAACAACTGCAAGATATACGTACTTCAGCTGCTACTATTTAAGTTTAGATAGAGTTACCATAACATTAAGATAACAAGAATTTAAGGTTGGAATTCAGAAAAAGTCCAATATAGACGATTTATACTTCTGTAACTATCTATATATAGTATCTTGCCTtctaatttatgagatatttgactgaccacaaaatttaagaaattaaatagagTTGCCGAAATATGTGcatcataatcctttaaaaatAGCAATGTTAAGAGTTCCAAATATCTCATCATTTTAACTTTGAACATTGGTGAGAGTACCAACAAGTCATGCCATTAGAATTAAAATAAGGATAcgttaagtattttttttttttacaaaaacaaGCCACCTAACGGTAGGGGGTTAGAAATAGACCCCAACCTATTGATGTcacatcaaaaaattatatacacGAGTTGGCTTTTTGTCTAATCCTCCTCGAAAAACATTTAGGGTGAATTATTGATgtcacattaaaaaaaattatatacacgAGTTGGCTTTTTGTTCAATCCTCCTTGAAAAACATTTAGGATGAATAATTCATCCTTGGGAAGGAAAGCGACCTATACTAGGACAAGTAGATTACAAGTAATTTCTAAAAAGATAAATGTGTAAGTtttttaaaagattcaaaaaaaataGTGTTACGTAAAATGAGATAATTAATATCccaaattatttcaattttacatTAATCTATTTCACCagatattgaatttaaaaaataaataataattattgtaattacttgtggtcttaaacatacCAAGACAGTAAAAACTTCTCActaaaggtaaaaataaaaaaattgaattcattTCTATTTCACATTTATTGAGAAACATAATCATCCTTTAAAACAggtttaaaatgaaataaatatacataaatcAAAAATAAGAGTAGCTTGTATGATAAACTGGAGATATATCTcaaccaaaaaaggaaaaaaactggaaatatataagaaaaaaatatggaagGAGTGAttcaaatattcttctttttaCTTTGGAGGAAATAGGCTCTACTAGAGTAGAAGTAATTTTTTGGGAAAGAAGGGCCGTACTGTCTATTCCTCGTGGGAAAATCTCAAAAAGGTGACAGTTCTAAGATGATAATAAGGGAAAAAGAATTTAGAGTGGATCCTTATGCATAGAATTCCGTTTCGATGAGTACCGTCACTCGTCAGTGAAAAGCTTCTCATAGTTGTGAGAGCCACGCTTAGGGAATATGGAATCCTAAATTCTAAAGATTTTAAAAGTTGGATGCTCTCTGTCGGTTTGTCTCATTGGAAAAGAAGCTTCCAAATATCCCTACTGTTATAGCTTCCTTCTCTTTTTcctcaaataaaagaaaaagaatatattCTTAAGCCTCAACCTTCTTTACTTTTCTGCTTTGGTTTTCTTTGACTGGGGCAAGGAATTGAATATCAAGCTTCTTTTCTAAATCATCATTCTGCTTTTGTAATGCAATCTTAGCCTAAAATGAAAGCACTGAAAGAAACGGTTAACCTCATTATCATTTTGCGGAAAATAAGTTGTCAAAAATCATTACTGGACCTAAACCGTTTTAAaagttactccctccgttttcaaaaaatcattttgcggaaaatcattcttttttggTTCTTCCTAAAAAAAATGTTGCATTCccttatttgataactatttaatggcattattctcatttttatctTGGTGGATCTCACTTATTAAAAAAAGGCAGCTAAAAAGTAAACAGTAAAATAACTTTAGGAGGGacaattttataaactttacaaagtcatcaaatatttcttaaactctatgtccgatcaaatggcgacacataaaatgaaatggaggtaGTAGTAAAGAGAGATAAAACAACTTAGGTGAACATAAAGTGGTGTCCATGCGAACGGGGATTGTTCAAACGAGAAGAGGAATTATTAAAGAAGGATTGAAGGCGATTGAAtgtacaaattttaaaaatacagaAATGCTGGGGGAGGGGAGGGGGTGCAGGGGGGAATAACACCTAtgcaaattttatatatatatacaacctTATTCACTATATATCTAATTGTGAAATCATTATTGTATATTAGAATTGAAGTTGTTATGAAAACTCAATAGTTTCAAATCGTGAATCCATTGTATACATAGAATGTGAAAAAATACAAAGATAATGATCGAGACGTGTACGCTGAAATCTAATGCACTATATGATACCCAAGTACCCAACAAATTACATGTATTGTGTAGATTGTAAAAAAAATGATGGAGCACTTGAATATTGATAATTACCTTTTTTTCCCTTCATGCAATTCAGAAGGGCAGGATGCGTCCATTAATTCTAACAAGGTAATAAGGTGTTTCCATGTCACATGATACGTTACGTTAAGTACCATGGCATGGGTCTTCGAAATATCACAGTAGAAAACTGAATTCATTTGATATGCATGGTATGGCCAATAGTTATTATGCTTGCTAAgtataatagtaatagtagtactACAATAATTACTGGAGAAACCAGAAAAGTTCCAGTTGTAAAATTTTGGCCAAGTTTTACCCGAAAACAGAGCTTCGTCCACCTTGGGCACTCAAACTCGAAATCTGGGCGGCTCTTCTCGGGGAGGGCCTCTCCAGCTTGGCGTCGCATTTCTTTTCCTCCTGCAGGATTGGCTTTGACTCGTAAAGGTCAGACACGGAATCAAGCTCGGGATTGCAACTCCTTTCCATCTGAATAATCTGGTGGTCGTCTTCATTATTAGGACCTAAGGCTGCTGCTGTTGCTACGCCTGATTAATTTTGAGAACATATTTAAGTAAATCATAGTGTGCTTTCTCTAACCACTTAACTTTTAGATCAAAAAATTTGCATACCTAATTCTTGGAGACGGAAATCATCAGACCACATAAAGGGGCTCTTTCCATTGCTATTACCCCCGTTGCTGCTATAAGGGCTAGGCCTCTTCTTTCCCAGAGTCAAGTTATGATCAGTAGTATTGCCTAGGTTCATGAATCCATCGAAGGATGATGACCTTTCTCCCATGCTACTCTGAGCATGAAGTTCGAGCTGTTGGTCGTGTCCTCCACAAATATTCAGGTCCTGAAATGAGGAGAAACTTAGAGGAGGGGTTCCAAACTCTTTAAAGGCAGCTGAAATGTCCGGTATTAGTCCTCCCTGATTTCCAATGCCTTTAAATGTTCTTGCTGGTAACGCCATATTTTCCTCGCCCCCCAATGTTTGACAAGCTTTCTCCAATATAGTCTGCATGTACTTTCCCTGTGCCTCAATCCTCAACTGAAGGTGTCTTTGTACCTGCacccataatatatatataattactatatatataatatgctcTGCTCCTTGCAACTACTCTTGATTTTGTCGGAATGCAGAGGGGATGCATTCTTATTAATTGGGTTCAACTCAATTGGATTGATTCACAAAGCATAATTAAATATATCAAAGAATtggtaaaattaataaattaaccatcttaaatttttaattgataatttttaaaagtgcaatatttatttataacagCAACATATCCCTTATATTCCCACCAAATGGGAAGTGCAATAgtgtaatatttatttaatggTAATAATATGCTCCCCAAAGGGGATGCATTCTTATTAATTGGGTTCAACTCAATTGTATTGATTCACAAAGCATAATTAAATACTCCTTCATTTCAAAACGAATGAGAAAAAAGAATGGCATACTTTgatttggcacaaagtttaagaaaataaggaagacttttgaatcttgtggtcttaaattaaaattgtgtcaaatgtaccaagaTGTCCTTTAATCTtctggtcctaaacatgccatg encodes the following:
- the LOC107863756 gene encoding myb family transcription factor IPN2 isoform X4 yields the protein MFHAKKPSTMNSHDRPMCVQGDSGLVLTTDPKPRLRWTVELHERFVDAVTQLGGPDKATPKTIMRVMGVKGLTLYHLKSHLQKFRLGKQPHKEFNDHSVKDGDRATSLELQRNSASSSGMIGRNMNEMQMEVQRRLHEQLEVQRHLQLRIEAQGKYMQTILEKACQTLGGEENMALPARTFKGIGNQGGLIPDISAAFKEFGTPPLSFSSFQDLNICGGHDQQLELHAQSSMGERSSSFDGFMNLGNTTDHNLTLGKKRPSPYSSNGGNSNGKSPFMWSDDFRLQELGVATAAALGPNNEDDHQIIQMERSCNPELDSVSDLYESKPILQEEKKCDAKLERPSPRRAAQISSLSAQGGRSSVFGELLSWQDGKVTDGGERPE
- the LOC107863756 gene encoding myb family transcription factor IPN2 isoform X2; protein product: MFHAKKPSTMNSHDRPMCVQGDSGLVLTTDPKPRLRWTVELHERFVDAVTQLGGPDSMFSIYSLANPTYIELLMIHQYLFREATPKTIMRVMGVKGLTLYHLKSHLQKFRLGKQPHKEFNDHSVKDGDRATSLELQRNSASSSGMIGRNMNEMQMEVQRRLHEQLEVQRHLQLRIEAQGKYMQTILEKACQTLGGEENMALPARTFKGIGNQGGLIPDISAAFKEFGTPPLSFSSFQDLNICGGHDQQLELHAQSSMGERSSSFDGFMNLGNTTDHNLTLGKKRPSPYSSNGGNSNGKSPFMWSDDFRLQELGVATAAALGPNNEDDHQIIQMERSCNPELDSVSDLYESKPILQEEKKCDAKLERPSPRRAAQISSLSAQGGRSSVFGELLSWQDGKVTDGGERPE
- the LOC107863756 gene encoding myb family transcription factor IPN2 isoform X6, which produces MTDPCVFKETQVLSSPLILNLVFVGPLSFTSVLLMLLLKATPKTIMRVMGVKGLTLYHLKSHLQKFRLGKQPHKEFNDHSVKDGDRVTAATSLELQRNSASSSGMIGRNMNEMQMEVQRRLHEQLEVQRHLQLRIEAQGKYMQTILEKACQTLGGEENMALPARTFKGIGNQGGLIPDISAAFKEFGTPPLSFSSFQDLNICGGHDQQLELHAQSSMGERSSSFDGFMNLGNTTDHNLTLGKKRPSPYSSNGGNSNGKSPFMWSDDFRLQELGVATAAALGPNNEDDHQIIQMERSCNPELDSVSDLYESKPILQEEKKCDAKLERPSPRRAAQISSLSAQGGRSSVFGELLSWQDGKVTDGGERPE
- the LOC107863756 gene encoding myb family transcription factor IPN2 isoform X7; this translates as MFHAKKPSTMNSHDRPMCVQGDSGLVLTTDPKPRLRWTVELHERFVDAVTQLGGPDKATPKTIMRVMGVKGLTLYHLKSHLQKFRLGKQPHKEFNDHSVKDGDRATSLELQRNSASSSGMIGRNMNEMQMEVQRRLHEQLEVQRHLQLRIEAQGKYMQTILEKACQTLGGEENMALPARTFKGIGNQGGLIPDISAAFKEFGTPPLSFSSFQDLNICGGHDQQLELHAQSSMGERSSSFDGFMNLGNTTDHNLTLGKKRPSPYSSNGGNSNGKSPFMWSDDFRLQELGVATAAALGPNNEDDHQIIQMERSCNPELDSVSDLYESKPILQEEKKCDAKLERPSPRRAAQISSLSAQGGRSSVFG
- the LOC107863756 gene encoding myb family transcription factor IPN2 isoform X5 — its product is MFHAKKPSTMNSHDRPMCVQGDSGLVLTTDPKPRLRWTVELHERFVDAVTQLGGPDKATPKTIMRVMGVKGLTLYHLKSHLQKFRLGKQPHKEFNDHSVKDGDRVTAATSLELQRNSASSSGMIGRNMNEMQMEVQRRLHEQLEVQRHLQLRIEAQGKYMQTILEKACQTLGGEENMALPARTFKGIGNQGGLIPDISAAFKEFGTPPLSFSSFQDLNICGGHDQQLELHAQSSMGERSSSFDGFMNLGNTTDHNLTLGKKRPSPYSSNGGNSNGKSPFMWSDDFRLQELGVATAAALGPNNEDDHQIIQMERSCNPELDSVSDLYESKPILQEEKKCDAKLERPSPRRAAQISSLSAQGGRSSVFG
- the LOC107863756 gene encoding myb family transcription factor IPN2 isoform X3, with product MFHAKKPSTMNSHDRPMCVQGDSGLVLTTDPKPRLRWTVELHERFVDAVTQLGGPDKATPKTIMRVMGVKGLTLYHLKSHLQKFRLGKQPHKEFNDHSVKDGDRVTAATSLELQRNSASSSGMIGRNMNEMQMEVQRRLHEQLEVQRHLQLRIEAQGKYMQTILEKACQTLGGEENMALPARTFKGIGNQGGLIPDISAAFKEFGTPPLSFSSFQDLNICGGHDQQLELHAQSSMGERSSSFDGFMNLGNTTDHNLTLGKKRPSPYSSNGGNSNGKSPFMWSDDFRLQELGVATAAALGPNNEDDHQIIQMERSCNPELDSVSDLYESKPILQEEKKCDAKLERPSPRRAAQISSLSAQGGRSSVFGELLSWQDGKVTDGGERPE
- the LOC107863756 gene encoding myb family transcription factor IPN2 isoform X8, with protein sequence MTDPCVFKETQVLSSPLILNLVFVGPLSFTSVLLMLLLKATPKTIMRVMGVKGLTLYHLKSHLQKFRLGKQPHKEFNDHSVKDGDRATSLELQRNSASSSGMIGRNMNEMQMEVQRRLHEQLEVQRHLQLRIEAQGKYMQTILEKACQTLGGEENMALPARTFKGIGNQGGLIPDISAAFKEFGTPPLSFSSFQDLNICGGHDQQLELHAQSSMGERSSSFDGFMNLGNTTDHNLTLGKKRPSPYSSNGGNSNGKSPFMWSDDFRLQELGVATAAALGPNNEDDHQIIQMERSCNPELDSVSDLYESKPILQEEKKCDAKLERPSPRRAAQISSLSAQGGRSSVFG
- the LOC107863756 gene encoding myb family transcription factor IPN2 isoform X1, translating into MFHAKKPSTMNSHDRPMCVQGDSGLVLTTDPKPRLRWTVELHERFVDAVTQLGGPDSMFSIYSLANPTYIELLMIHQYLFREATPKTIMRVMGVKGLTLYHLKSHLQKFRLGKQPHKEFNDHSVKDGDRVTAATSLELQRNSASSSGMIGRNMNEMQMEVQRRLHEQLEVQRHLQLRIEAQGKYMQTILEKACQTLGGEENMALPARTFKGIGNQGGLIPDISAAFKEFGTPPLSFSSFQDLNICGGHDQQLELHAQSSMGERSSSFDGFMNLGNTTDHNLTLGKKRPSPYSSNGGNSNGKSPFMWSDDFRLQELGVATAAALGPNNEDDHQIIQMERSCNPELDSVSDLYESKPILQEEKKCDAKLERPSPRRAAQISSLSAQGGRSSVFGELLSWQDGKVTDGGERPE